AGGGGCGACCATTTCTTCAGCGGGCCCGGGCGGGGCGCTGTTCTCCTATATTCTGATCGGCCTGATGGTCTATTTCCTGATGACCAGCCTCGGCGAACTCGCCGCTTTTATGCCAGTTTCGGGTTCTTTCTCCACTTATGGCCAAAAATACGTTGAAGAAGGTTTTGGCTTCGCGCTGGGCTGGAACTACTGGTACAACTGGGCGGTCACCATTGCCGTTGACCTTGTGGCCTCGCAACTGGTGATGACCTGGTGGTTCCCGGATACGCCAGGTTGGATCTGGAGTGCACTGTTCCTGGCGGTGATCTTCCTGCTTAACTACATCTCAGTAAAAGGCTTTGGTGAAGCGGAATACTGGTTCTCGCTGATCAAAGTCGCCACGGTCATTATCTTTATCGTGGTTGGCGTGATGATGATCGTCGGTATCTTCCAGGGGGATAAACCGGCGGGCTGGAGCAACTGGACGATTGGCGATGCGCCGTTTGCTGGTGGTTTTTCCGCGATGATTGGCGTGGCGATGATTGTCGGTTTCTCCTTCCAGGGCACCGAACTGATTGGTATTGCAGCGGGTGAATCTGAAAATCCTGAGAAAAACATTCCGCGCGCGGTACGCCAGGTGTTCTGGCGTATTCTGCTGTTCTATGTGTTTGCCATCCTGATCATCAGCCTGATCATTCCGTATACCGATCCAAGCCTGCTGCGCAATGATGTAAAAGACATCAGCGTCAGTCCGTTCACGCTGGTGTTTGAACATGCCGGTCTGCTCTCGGCGGCGGCGGTAATGAACGCGGTGATCCTGACGGCGGTGCTTTCTGCGGGTAACTCCGGTATGTACGCCTCCACGCGTATGCTTTACACGCTGGCCTGCGACGGTAAAGCACCGCGTATTTTCGCCAAACTGTCGAAGGGCGGCGTGCCGCGTAACGCGCTGTATGCCACGACGGTAATCGCCGGGTTGTGCTTCCTGACCTCGATGTTCGGCAATCAGACCGTTTACCTGTGGCTGCTGAACACCTCCGGGATGACCGGCTTTATCGCCTGGCTCGGTATCGCGATCAGCCATTACCGCTTCCGTCGCGGTTACGTTGCGCAGGGCCACTCGCTGGAAAACCTGCCGTATCGTTCCGGCTTCTTCCCGCTTGGGCCGATCTTCGCCTTCGTGCTCTGTTTGATCATCACCCTCGGGCAGAACTATCAGGCGTTCCTGGCCGACTCCATCGACTGGGGCGCGGTTGCGGCCACCTATATTGGTATCCCGCTGTTCCTGGTGATTTGGTTTGGTTACAAATGGACCAAAGGTACCCGTTTCGTCCGCTATAGCGAAATGGAGTTCCCGGAACGCCTTAGCAAATAGATTCACTCTTTTAGCCCTCGTTATGAGGGCTTTTTTTTGCCTGCCAAACGTTCCTGCCCGCCAGTATCAGCGTGATTACGCGGGACGATCTCAAAGATATGCTGAAAGGGATGCAAGGCGTCCGGCAACGAAGATGGCCACCGCGACTTTAATGGCCGTTGATTACCGTTTCTGACAAGAAAAGCCCCGGCAGCGCTTACCGCCGGGGTTGGCGTTATTTCAGCAAATGCTGCGCATGGAAGCGCAGATGATCTTCAATAAAGGAGGCAATAAAGAAGTAGCTGTGATCGTAACCGGACTGGATACGCAGCGTTAGCGGCCAGCCTTTTTGCCGCGCCACTTCCGCCAGCCGCGCCGGTTGCAGTTGATCGGCAAGGAACTGATCGTTATCGCCCTGATCGATAAGCGTCGGGATCGCATCGGCCTCTGCGCTTTCCAGCATCAGCGCGCAGCTATCCCACTCACGCCACAAGGCGGCGTCATTGCCCAGATACGCCGTGAACGCTTTCTGTCCCCACGGTACCTGCAACGGATTAACAATCGGCGCAAACGCCGACACGCTGCTATAACGCCCCGGGTTTTTCAGCGCCATAATCAATGCGCCATGACCGCCCATTGAATGGCCGCTAATGGCGCAACGCGGGCTGACGTTAAATTCCGCCTGAATCAGCGCCGGTAATTCGTCACGCAGATAATCATACATCCGGTAGTGCGCTGCCCACGGTTGCTGTGTGGCATTGAGATAAAACCCAGCGCCTTTGCCCAGATCGTAGCCGTCAGCATCGGCCACTGCATCGCCGCGCGGGCTGGTATCCGGCATCACCAGCACAATCCCCAGTTCTGCCGCGACACGCTGTGCGCCCGCTTTGGTGGTGAAGTTTTCATCATTACAGGTCAGGCCGGAGAGCCAGAACAGCACCGGCGGCGGCGTTACACTGCGCGGCGGCGGTAAAAAGATGCTAAAGGTCATCGAACAGTTGAGTACGGCGGAGTCGTGACGCCAGCGCTGTTGCCAGCCTTCGAAACAGCGGTGCTCTTCGAGCATTTCCATGCGGGGCTCCTCAGGTATTCACGGTTAAAAATAAGTAACATCCTGGTATCATACAGATTATTCCCTTAGCTGAGTAACTTTCACTTTCGCCTCCATTTAACCTGTTGCATCATAAATACAACTTATTATTAACATTTGGAGAGGCCATGGCGCAGCGAGTAGCGTTCTGCGGCTTTATTGTGTTAGTGGTGGCGATGGGGATTGGCCGCTTTGCGTTTACCCCGCAGGTGCCGTTGATGATCCGCGACGGGCAGCTCACGCTGACCAGCGCCGGGCTGGTTGCCGCGATTAACTACCTGGGTTATCTGCTTGGCGCCTGGGATGCGATGCGCGCGCAGCGGCATATCGAGCTGCGCCTGTGGCTTGGTATCAGCGGCGCGGTTGCGCTGACGCTTCTCTCTGCGATGGCGGATAACGCGCTGGTTCACGGCGCGTTACGGCTGGTGATTGGTGCGATGAGCGGTTGGGCGATGGTGTTGATCGCCGCCTGGAGTAATGAGCGGCTGGCGCATGCCGGTAAGCCGGGACTGAGCGCGGCAGTGTTTGCCGGCCCCGGTGCCGGAATTGCTATCAGCGGCCTGCTGGCGGTGGCGATTCAGGCGAAAGGCTTAAGTGCGGCTTCCGCCTGGCAGGTGTATGGCGTGCTGGCATTGCTGCTGGTAGCGCTGATCGCCCGCTATCTGCCGCGTCCTGGCGAATGGCACCGCGCCGGAACACAACCGCAGCCGCTGCACCTGGCGGCAAACCTCAAACGGCTGGTGTGGAGCTACAGTCTTGCCGGATTCGGGTATATTCTGCCCGCGACGTTTCTGTCGCAAATGGCGGCGCTGCGCTTTCCCGGCAGCCTGTTCGCGCAGTTTGTCTGGCCGGTGTTCGGTGCGGCAGCGGTGCTGGGGATTGCGCTCAGTATCCTGCTGCGTCATGTGGGTCACAGCCACCAACGGCTGGCGATCGTGCTGTGGTTGCAGGGCGCTGGCGTGCTGGCCGCCTGGTTGCTGCCTGGCATGAGCGGGCTGGTATGCGGCGCATTACTGGTCGGCGGCGGGTTTCTCTGTGCGGTACAGCTTTCGTTATTGTATGGACGCGAGCTTGCACCCGATCACACACGTTATATGGCCGGGTTGCTGACCACTGGCTATGCCGTAGGGCAACTGGTTGGCCCGATGACGTCGGCGCTCTCCACCTGGCTGACGCAGCGTCTTGAACCGGCGCTCGGGGTGGCGGCGATTGCGCTGCTGATTGGCGGCTTACTGGTATGGAAACCAGCGCCTGAAAGGCAATAACGATTTCTATAATTATCACGACCAGGGCTGGATTATGTGCGCGACCTCACGCACAATGTTCGCTCACTTCGCCGTAACTGGCGAAGCATGCCACACCTGCAGGAGAAAAATAATGTCATCACTCAGTAAAGAAGCGGCGCTCGTTCACGAGGCTCTGGTCGCCCGCGGCCTGGAAACACCGCTGCGCCCCCCGGTGCGCGAAATGGATAACGAAACCCGTAAACGTCTTATTTCCGGGCATATGACCGAGATTATGCAGCTACTTAATCTCGATCTGAATGATGACAGCTTGATGGAAACGCCGCATCGCATCGCCAAAATGTATGTCGATGAGATTTTCTCCGGCCTCGATTACGCCAATTTCCCGAAGATCACCGTCATTGAGAACAAAATGAAGGTGGATGAAATGGTAACGGTGCGCGATATCACGCTGACCAGCACCTGTGAGCACCATTTTGTGACTATCGATGGTAAAGCAACGGTGGCCTACATTCCGAAAGAGTCGGTCATTGGTCTGTCGAAAATCAACCGTATCGTGCAATTTTTCGCTCAACGCCCGCAAGTGCAGGAGCGTTTAACGCAGCAGATCCTGACGGCGCTGCAAACGCTGCTGGGTACCAACAATGTCGCAGTATCCATTGATGCCGTGCATTATTGCGTCAAAGCACGCGGCATTCGGGATGCCACCAGCGCCACCACCACCACCTCGCTCGGCGGGTTGTTTAAGTCCAGCCAGAATACCCGCCAGGAGTTCCTGCGCGCCGTACGCCACAGCAACTGATTCGCCGGGAGCCAGACATGGAGAGAAATGTCACGCTGGATTTCGTTCGTGGCATCGCCATTCTTGGTATTCTGCTGCTGAATATTACCGCCTTCGGTTTGCCGAAGGCGGCCTACCTGAATCCCGCCTGGTATGGCGACATCACGCCGCGCGATGCCTGGACATGGGCGCTGCTTGACCTGTTCGCTCAGGTGAAATTTCTCTCGCTGTTCGCCATTCTGTTTGGCGCGGGGCTGCAAATGCTGCTGCCGCGCGGTAAACGCTGGATCCAGTCGCGCCTGACGCTGCTGGTTATTCTCGGGTTTATACACGGCCTCTTTTTCTGGGATGGCGATATTCTGCTGGCTTACGGGCTGGTAGGGCTGATTGCCTGGCGGATGATCCGCGACGCGCACAGCGTGAAGACGATGTTCAACACCGGCGTGGTGCTGTATCTGATTGGCATCGCCGTACTGCTGTTATTGGGCGCTATTTCCGGCACGACGCCTAACCGCTCCTGGCTTCCGGACGCCGCCAATGTGCAGTATGAAATGTGGTGGAAAACCAGCGGCGGCTTTACGGAGGCGCTCAGTAACCGCGCGGATATGCTGTCGAATGCGCTGCTGGCGCTGGGAGCGCAATATGGCTGGCAACTGGCCGGCATGATGCTGCTGGGGGCGGCGCTGATGCGTAGCGGCTGGCTGAGAGGGCAGTTCAGCCTTCGTCATTACCGGCGTGTTGGCGCACTGCTGATTGCGCTTGGAATGTTGATCAACATTCCATCCATTGTTGCGCAGTGGCAGCTTGGCTGGTCATATCGCTGGTGTGCTTTCTTTTTGCAGGCGCCGCGAGAACTCGGCGGGCCGATGCAGGCGATAGGCTATGCCGCGCTGGCGTGGGGATTCTGGCCGCAGATCTGCGGCAGTAAACTGGTGAGTGCGATTGCCTGCGTTGGCAGGATGGCGCTGAGTAACTATCTGCTGCAAACCCTGATCTGCACCACGCTGTTTAACCATCTTGGTCTGTTTATGAAGTTTAACCGTTTGCAACTGCTGGCATTTGTGCCGCTGGTCTGGGCGGTTAACATCCTCTTCTCCGTATTCTGGCTTAAACATTTCCGCCAGGGGCCCATGGAGTGGTTGTGGCGGCAATTAACCGCTCGTGCTTCAGGGACATCATTAGAACGCACATCCAGATAACGATCCCGATCACAATCATTAACAAAATGGATGTAACCGTTTCCATTCATGTGAAGTCACTCACGTAGCATTCCCGCACCGACTGCCAGAATAGCCTCCTTACTTAACCCAGGGGGTGAGTGTGAACAGCCGCAATCCAGAAGAGGTGGGTGAAAATGATCACCATTCGTGACGTTGCCCGTCATGCGGGCGTCTCCGTCGCGACGGTTTCCCGCGTGCTGAATAACAGCGCGCTGGTAAGCCAGGATACGCGTGAGACGGTGATGAAAACGGTCGCCCAGCTTGGTTATCGCCCAAATGCCAACGCGCAGGCGCTGGCCACCCAGGTGAGCGATACCATCGGCGTGGTGGTGATGGATGTTTCGGATGCCTTCTTCGGCGCGCTGGTCAAAGCGGTGGATACCGTCGCGCAGCAGCACGATAAATATGTGCTGATCGGTAACAGTTATCATGAAGCCGAAAAAGAGCGCCACTCTATCGAAGTGCTGATCCGTCAGCGCTGTAACGCCCTGATTGTTCACTCGAAAGCACTGAGCGATGAGGAGCTGGCAGGCTTTATGGAGCAGGTTCCGGGCATGGTGCTGATCAATCGGTTAGTACCGGGATATGCGCACCGCTGCGTCTGCCTTGATAACGTCAGCGGGGCGGTAATGGCAACCCGCATGTTGCTGAATAATGGCCATCAGCGCATCGGCTATCTGGCATCCAGTCACCATATTGAAGACAACGATCTGCGCCGCGAGGGCTGGTTCCGCGCGCTGGAAGAGCAGGGAATTACGGCGCCGGATAGCTGGGTCGGCACCGGCTCGCCGGATATGCAGGGCGGGGAAGCGGCAATGGTTGAGCTGCTTGGCCGCAATCTGCAACTTACTGCGGTCTTCGCCTATAACGACAGCATGGCGGCAGGCGCGCTGACGGCGCTGAAAGATAACGGCATTGCGGTGCCACAGCATTTGTCATTGATTGGTTTCGATGATATTCCCATCGCCCGTTACACCGATCCGCAACTGACGACCGTGCGTTATCCGGTGGCATCAATGGCGCGCCTTGCCACTGAGCTGGCACTGCTGGGGGCCGCAGGGAAGCTGGATTTGCAGGCGTCGCACTGCTTTATGCCTACGCTGGTGCGCCGCCACTCTGTTGCCGCCCGGCAAACTGTGGCTCCGATCACTAACTTATAACATCGGGTGATGTAACCGTTTTCAATCTGTGAGTAAATTCACAGTATCTTAACAACGCGCTGACTATGATGTCAGCGTCTTAGAAGCTGAAACACGATGTAACGGTGATTATTCACTTTAACTACGAGTAGTCGCTTTGACACTTCGAAGAAATCGAACTTCTGGAGCGTTACCGAACACGGACGAGTGGAATTTTTAGAGTGAACTTCGGTCGACCGTAACGTTTTAGTAACATTCCGGCCTGCCGAGCATTATTCATAAGAACTACCCTGCATATAAAAAAACCGGAGATACCATGAATAAGAAGGTGTTGACCCTCTCTGCTGTTATGGCAAGCATGCTTTTTGGCGCAGCCGCACACGCAGCCGATACCCGCATTGGTGTGACCATTTATAAGTATGACGACAACTTCATGTCTGTTGTGCGTAAAGCAATTGAGAAAGATGCCAAAGCAGCGCCGGATGTTCAGTTGCTGATGAACGACTCCCAGAACGACCAGTCAAAACAGAATGATCAGATCGACGTTCTGCTGGCGAAAGGCGTGAAAGCACTGGCCATCAACCTGGTTGACCCGGCGGCAGCGGGTACGGTAATTGAGAAAGCGCGCGGCCAGAACGTTCCGGTTGTTTTCTTCAACAAAGAGCCTTCCCGTAAAGCGCTGGATAGCTACGACAAAGCTTACTATGTGGGAACTGACTCTAAAGAATCCGGTGTAATTCAGGGCGACCTGATTGCTAAACACTGGGCCGCTAACCCGGCATGGGACCTGAACAAAGACGGTCAGATCCAGTACGTACTACTGAAAGGCGAACCGGGCCATCCGGATGCTGAAGCGCGTACCACGTACGTTATCAAAGAACTGAACGACAAAGGCATCAAAACTCAGCAGTTGGCGCTGGATACCGCCATGTGGGATACCGCTCAGGCGAAAGATAAAATGGACGCCTGGCTCTCCGGCCCGAATGCAAACAAAATTGAAGTGGTTATCGCTAACAACGATGCGATGGCTATGGGTGCCGTTGAAGCGCTGAAAGCACACAACAAGACCTCCATTCCGGTCTTCGGTGTCGATGCGCTGCCAGAAGCGCTGGCGCTGGTGAAATCCGGTGCGATGGCCGGTACGGTGCTGAACGATGCCAACAACCAGGCGAAAGCAAGCTTTGATCTGGCGAAGAACCTCGCTGAAGGTAAAGCCGCCGCTGATGGCACCAACTGGAAAATCGACAATAAAATTGTTCGTATTCCTTACGTTGGTGTAGATAAAGACAACCTGGCTGAAATTGCCGGTAAATAATATTTAAGTAAGCATGTTCTCACTGGGCGTATTAATTAATACGCCCATTAATAATACGATATGCCAGGCCAACAAGGTATAATTATGGTCAGCAATAATACTCAGTCGTCAGGTGAATTCTTGTTGGAAATGAGCAATATCAACAAGTCTTTTCCAGGCGTAAAGGCACTCGATAATGTCAATTTAAAAGTCCGTCCACATTCCATTCACGCATTAATGGGAGAAAACGGTGCAGGTAAATCAACATTATTAAAATGCCTTTTTGGGATCTATCAAAAAGATTCCGGCAGCATTCTTTTTCAGGGACAAGAGATCGATTTCCATTCCGCAAAAGAAGCGCTGGAAAATGGTATTTCGATGGTTCA
The Kosakonia oryzae genome window above contains:
- a CDS encoding amino acid permease, with the translated sequence MVSEIKTTEAPTLRRELKARHLTMIAIGGSIGTGLFVASGATISSAGPGGALFSYILIGLMVYFLMTSLGELAAFMPVSGSFSTYGQKYVEEGFGFALGWNYWYNWAVTIAVDLVASQLVMTWWFPDTPGWIWSALFLAVIFLLNYISVKGFGEAEYWFSLIKVATVIIFIVVGVMMIVGIFQGDKPAGWSNWTIGDAPFAGGFSAMIGVAMIVGFSFQGTELIGIAAGESENPEKNIPRAVRQVFWRILLFYVFAILIISLIIPYTDPSLLRNDVKDISVSPFTLVFEHAGLLSAAAVMNAVILTAVLSAGNSGMYASTRMLYTLACDGKAPRIFAKLSKGGVPRNALYATTVIAGLCFLTSMFGNQTVYLWLLNTSGMTGFIAWLGIAISHYRFRRGYVAQGHSLENLPYRSGFFPLGPIFAFVLCLIITLGQNYQAFLADSIDWGAVAATYIGIPLFLVIWFGYKWTKGTRFVRYSEMEFPERLSK
- the fghA gene encoding S-formylglutathione hydrolase, translated to MEMLEEHRCFEGWQQRWRHDSAVLNCSMTFSIFLPPPRSVTPPPVLFWLSGLTCNDENFTTKAGAQRVAAELGIVLVMPDTSPRGDAVADADGYDLGKGAGFYLNATQQPWAAHYRMYDYLRDELPALIQAEFNVSPRCAISGHSMGGHGALIMALKNPGRYSSVSAFAPIVNPLQVPWGQKAFTAYLGNDAALWREWDSCALMLESAEADAIPTLIDQGDNDQFLADQLQPARLAEVARQKGWPLTLRIQSGYDHSYFFIASFIEDHLRFHAQHLLK
- a CDS encoding YbfB/YjiJ family MFS transporter, whose protein sequence is MAQRVAFCGFIVLVVAMGIGRFAFTPQVPLMIRDGQLTLTSAGLVAAINYLGYLLGAWDAMRAQRHIELRLWLGISGAVALTLLSAMADNALVHGALRLVIGAMSGWAMVLIAAWSNERLAHAGKPGLSAAVFAGPGAGIAISGLLAVAIQAKGLSAASAWQVYGVLALLLVALIARYLPRPGEWHRAGTQPQPLHLAANLKRLVWSYSLAGFGYILPATFLSQMAALRFPGSLFAQFVWPVFGAAAVLGIALSILLRHVGHSHQRLAIVLWLQGAGVLAAWLLPGMSGLVCGALLVGGGFLCAVQLSLLYGRELAPDHTRYMAGLLTTGYAVGQLVGPMTSALSTWLTQRLEPALGVAAIALLIGGLLVWKPAPERQ
- the folE gene encoding GTP cyclohydrolase I FolE, with protein sequence MSSLSKEAALVHEALVARGLETPLRPPVREMDNETRKRLISGHMTEIMQLLNLDLNDDSLMETPHRIAKMYVDEIFSGLDYANFPKITVIENKMKVDEMVTVRDITLTSTCEHHFVTIDGKATVAYIPKESVIGLSKINRIVQFFAQRPQVQERLTQQILTALQTLLGTNNVAVSIDAVHYCVKARGIRDATSATTTTSLGGLFKSSQNTRQEFLRAVRHSN
- the yeiB gene encoding DUF418 domain-containing protein YeiB, whose translation is MERNVTLDFVRGIAILGILLLNITAFGLPKAAYLNPAWYGDITPRDAWTWALLDLFAQVKFLSLFAILFGAGLQMLLPRGKRWIQSRLTLLVILGFIHGLFFWDGDILLAYGLVGLIAWRMIRDAHSVKTMFNTGVVLYLIGIAVLLLLGAISGTTPNRSWLPDAANVQYEMWWKTSGGFTEALSNRADMLSNALLALGAQYGWQLAGMMLLGAALMRSGWLRGQFSLRHYRRVGALLIALGMLINIPSIVAQWQLGWSYRWCAFFLQAPRELGGPMQAIGYAALAWGFWPQICGSKLVSAIACVGRMALSNYLLQTLICTTLFNHLGLFMKFNRLQLLAFVPLVWAVNILFSVFWLKHFRQGPMEWLWRQLTARASGTSLERTSR
- the galS gene encoding HTH-type transcriptional regulator GalS yields the protein MITIRDVARHAGVSVATVSRVLNNSALVSQDTRETVMKTVAQLGYRPNANAQALATQVSDTIGVVVMDVSDAFFGALVKAVDTVAQQHDKYVLIGNSYHEAEKERHSIEVLIRQRCNALIVHSKALSDEELAGFMEQVPGMVLINRLVPGYAHRCVCLDNVSGAVMATRMLLNNGHQRIGYLASSHHIEDNDLRREGWFRALEEQGITAPDSWVGTGSPDMQGGEAAMVELLGRNLQLTAVFAYNDSMAAGALTALKDNGIAVPQHLSLIGFDDIPIARYTDPQLTTVRYPVASMARLATELALLGAAGKLDLQASHCFMPTLVRRHSVAARQTVAPITNL
- the mglB gene encoding galactose/glucose ABC transporter substrate-binding protein MglB; protein product: MNKKVLTLSAVMASMLFGAAAHAADTRIGVTIYKYDDNFMSVVRKAIEKDAKAAPDVQLLMNDSQNDQSKQNDQIDVLLAKGVKALAINLVDPAAAGTVIEKARGQNVPVVFFNKEPSRKALDSYDKAYYVGTDSKESGVIQGDLIAKHWAANPAWDLNKDGQIQYVLLKGEPGHPDAEARTTYVIKELNDKGIKTQQLALDTAMWDTAQAKDKMDAWLSGPNANKIEVVIANNDAMAMGAVEALKAHNKTSIPVFGVDALPEALALVKSGAMAGTVLNDANNQAKASFDLAKNLAEGKAAADGTNWKIDNKIVRIPYVGVDKDNLAEIAGK